In Felis catus isolate Fca126 chromosome A2, F.catus_Fca126_mat1.0, whole genome shotgun sequence, the following proteins share a genomic window:
- the IL17RC gene encoding interleukin-17 receptor C isoform X9, with product MGTGKSLKVRKSLEEQLIQSLRSLETPFSRPKSCSPSRPTPPPAASYWRCKCLLPLCSLGSVVFDCFEAALGAEVRIWSYTQPRYQKELNLTQHLPDCKGLEVRDSIQSCWALPWLNVSADGDDVHLVLDVSEDQRFGLSLYWNQVQGPTKPWWHRNLTGPQTITLNHTDLFPCLCIQFLFQVWPLEPDSVRTSICPFREDPRAHRNLWRAARLQLLPPRGWRLDAPCSLPAEATLCWQAPGGGPCQSLVPPLPPANVTVNKALELPLLNVHPNLCVQQVSSWEKLQLQECLWVDSLGPLKDDMLLVETRDPHNNRSLCALEPSGCTPLLSRASTRAARLGEQLLQDLQSGQCLQLWDDDLRALWACPMDKYVHQRWALVWLACLLFVAVLFLLFLFRKDQVKGWLRLLKEDIRAGRKSATRGRAALLLYSAEDSGFERLVSALASALCQLPLRVAVDLWSRRELSAQGPLAWFHAQRRQTLQEGGVVVLLFSPGAVVLCREWLQDGASTPAPQGPHDAFAASLSCVLPDFLQGRAPGRYVGAYFDGLLHSDAVPALFRSVPVFSLPSQLPGFLGTLQEPGDPRPGLLRERARLVSQALQPALDQLLKAPGDPGDPEDGTRDGT from the exons ATG GGCACTGGGAAGAGCCTAAAGGTGAGGAAAAGTTTGGAGGAGCAGCTGATCCAGAGCTTGAGGAGTCTAGAAACG CCTTTCTCCAGGCCCAAGTCGTGCTCTCCTTCCAGGCCTACCCCACCGCCCGCTGCGTCCTACTGGAGGTGCAAGTGCCTGCTGCCCTTGTGCAGCCTG GGTTCTGTAGTATTTGACTGCTTCGAGGCTGCGCTGGGGGCTGAGGTGCGAATCTGGTCCTACACTCAGCCCAGGTACCAGAAGGAACTCAACCTCACCCAGCATTTGCCTG ACTGCAAGGGGCTGGAAGTCCGGGACAGCATCCAGAGCTGCTGGG ccctgccctggctcAATGTGTCTGCCGATGGTGATGATGTGCACCTGGTGCTGGACGTCTCTGAGGATCAGCGCTTTGGCCTCTCGCTGTACTGGAACCAGGTCCAGGGTCCTACAAAACCCTGGTGGCACAGAAACCTG ACTGGGCCACAAACCATTACCTTGAACCATACAGATCTATTTCCCTGCCTTTGTATTCAG TTTCTTTTCCAGGTGTGGCCGCTAGAGCCCGACTCTGTCAGGACAAGCATTTGCCCCTTTAGAGAAG ACCCCCGGGCACATCGGAACCTCTGGCGTGCAGCCCGGCTGCAGCTGCTGCCCCCGAGGGGCTGGCGGCTAGATGCACCCTGCTCGCTGCCTGCTGAGGCCACTCTGTGTTGGCAGGCACCAGGTGGGGGCCCCTGCCAGTCGCTGGTCCCGCCGCTGCCACCAGCAAATGTCACTGTAAAC AAGGCACTTGAACTGCCGTTGCTGAATGTCCACCCCAACCTGTGTGTCCAG CAGGTGAGCAGCTGGGAGAAGCTGCAGCTGCAAGAGTGCTTGTGGGTTG ACTCCCTTGGGCCCCTCAAGGATGATATGCTCTTGGTGGAGACACGAGACCCCCACAACAACAGATCACTCTGTGCCTTGGAACCCAGTGGCTGCACCCCACTACTTAGCAGGGCCTCCACG AGGGCAGCTCGCCTTGGAGAGCAATTACTACAAGATCTGCAGTCAGGCCAGTGTCTGCAG CtgtgggatgatgacctgagggCACTGTGGGCCTGCCCCATGGACAAGT ACGTTCACCAGCGCTGGGCTCTGGTGTGGCTGGCCTGCCTACTCTTTGTCGCtgtgcttttccttctcttccttttcagaaAGGACCAAGTGAAAG GGTGGCTGAGGCTCTTGAAGGAGGACATCCGCGCGGGGCGTAAGT CTGCCACCAGGGGCCGCGCGGCTCTGCTCCTCTACTCGGCGGAGGACTCTGGCTTCGAACGCTTAGTGAGCGCCCTGGCGTCGGCGCTGTGCCAGCTGCCGTTGCGCGTGGCCGTGGACCTGTGGAGCCGTCGTGAACTGAGCGCTCAGGGACCCCTGGCCTGGTTCCACGCGCAGAGGCGCCAGACCCTTCAGGAGGGCGGCGTGGTGGTGCTGCTCTTCTCACCTGGGGCCGTGGTGCTGTGCCGGGAGTGGCTGCAGGACGGGGCTTCAACTCCCGCCCCGCAGGGCCCGCACGACGCCTTTGCTGCCTCGCTCAGCTGCGTGCTGCCTGACTTCCTGCAGGGCCGGGCGCCTGGCCGCTACGTCGGGGCCTACTTCGACGGACTGCTCCACTCAGATGCCGTGCCTGCCCTTTTCCGCAGCGTGCCggtcttctccctgccctcccagctgCCCGGCTTCCTGGGGACCCTGCAGGAACCCGGCGACCCCCGCCCGGGGCTGCTGAGGGAGAGGGCGAGGCTAGTGTCTCAGGCCCTGCAGCCTGCCCTGGACCAGCTGCTTAAGGCTCCCGGGGATCCCGGGGACCCTGAGGACGGGACGAGAGATGGCACGTGA
- the IL17RC gene encoding interleukin-17 receptor C isoform X8: protein MPVPWFLLSLALGRSPMVLPLERLVGPQDTARCSPGLSCHLWDGDVLCLPGSIVSAPGPVLVPTRLQTELVLRCYQETDCDLCVRVAIHLAVHGHWEEPKGEEKFGGAADPELEESRNAFLQAQVVLSFQAYPTARCVLLEVQVPAALVQPGQSVGSVVFDCFEAALGAEVRIWSYTQPRYQKELNLTQHLPDCKGLEVRDSIQSCWALPWLNVSADGDDVHLVLDVSEDQRFGLSLYWNQVQGPTKPWWHRNLVWPLEPDSVRTSICPFREDPRAHRNLWRAARLQLLPPRGWRLDAPCSLPAEATLCWQAPGGGPCQSLVPPLPPANVTVNKALELPLLNVHPNLCVQQVSSWEKLQLQECLWVDSLGPLKDDMLLVETRDPHNNRSLCALEPSGCTPLLSRASTRAARLGEQLLQDLQSGQCLQLWDDDLRALWACPMDKYVHQRWALVWLACLLFVAVLFLLFLFRKDQVKGWLRLLKEDIRAGRKSATRGRAALLLYSAEDSGFERLVSALASALCQLPLRVAVDLWSRRELSAQGPLAWFHAQRRQTLQEGGVVVLLFSPGAVVLCREWLQDGASTPAPQGPHDAFAASLSCVLPDFLQGRAPGRYVGAYFDGLLHSDAVPALFRSVPVFSLPSQLPGFLGTLQEPGDPRPGLLRERARLVSQALQPALDQLLKAPGDPGDPEDGTRDGT, encoded by the exons ATGCCTGTGCCCTGGTTCCTGCTGTCTTTGGCACTGGGCCGAAGCCCCATGGTCCTCCCTTTGGAGAGGCTTGTGGGGCCTCAGGATACTGCTCGCTGCTCTCCG GGCCTTTCCTGCCACCTCTGGG ATGGTGACGTGCTCTGCCTACCTGGGAGCATCGTgtctgccccaggccctgtgctggtgCCCACACGCCTGCAGACAGAGTTGGTGCTGAGGTGCTACCAGGAGACTGACTGTGACCTCTGTGTGCGTGTGGCCATCCACTTGGCTGTGCATG GGCACTGGGAAGAGCCTAAAGGTGAGGAAAAGTTTGGAGGAGCAGCTGATCCAGAGCTTGAGGAGTCTAGAAACG CCTTTCTCCAGGCCCAAGTCGTGCTCTCCTTCCAGGCCTACCCCACCGCCCGCTGCGTCCTACTGGAGGTGCAAGTGCCTGCTGCCCTTGTGCAGCCTGGTCAGTCTGTG GGTTCTGTAGTATTTGACTGCTTCGAGGCTGCGCTGGGGGCTGAGGTGCGAATCTGGTCCTACACTCAGCCCAGGTACCAGAAGGAACTCAACCTCACCCAGCATTTGCCTG ACTGCAAGGGGCTGGAAGTCCGGGACAGCATCCAGAGCTGCTGGG ccctgccctggctcAATGTGTCTGCCGATGGTGATGATGTGCACCTGGTGCTGGACGTCTCTGAGGATCAGCGCTTTGGCCTCTCGCTGTACTGGAACCAGGTCCAGGGTCCTACAAAACCCTGGTGGCACAGAAACCTG GTGTGGCCGCTAGAGCCCGACTCTGTCAGGACAAGCATTTGCCCCTTTAGAGAAG ACCCCCGGGCACATCGGAACCTCTGGCGTGCAGCCCGGCTGCAGCTGCTGCCCCCGAGGGGCTGGCGGCTAGATGCACCCTGCTCGCTGCCTGCTGAGGCCACTCTGTGTTGGCAGGCACCAGGTGGGGGCCCCTGCCAGTCGCTGGTCCCGCCGCTGCCACCAGCAAATGTCACTGTAAAC AAGGCACTTGAACTGCCGTTGCTGAATGTCCACCCCAACCTGTGTGTCCAG CAGGTGAGCAGCTGGGAGAAGCTGCAGCTGCAAGAGTGCTTGTGGGTTG ACTCCCTTGGGCCCCTCAAGGATGATATGCTCTTGGTGGAGACACGAGACCCCCACAACAACAGATCACTCTGTGCCTTGGAACCCAGTGGCTGCACCCCACTACTTAGCAGGGCCTCCACG AGGGCAGCTCGCCTTGGAGAGCAATTACTACAAGATCTGCAGTCAGGCCAGTGTCTGCAG CtgtgggatgatgacctgagggCACTGTGGGCCTGCCCCATGGACAAGT ACGTTCACCAGCGCTGGGCTCTGGTGTGGCTGGCCTGCCTACTCTTTGTCGCtgtgcttttccttctcttccttttcagaaAGGACCAAGTGAAAG GGTGGCTGAGGCTCTTGAAGGAGGACATCCGCGCGGGGCGTAAGT CTGCCACCAGGGGCCGCGCGGCTCTGCTCCTCTACTCGGCGGAGGACTCTGGCTTCGAACGCTTAGTGAGCGCCCTGGCGTCGGCGCTGTGCCAGCTGCCGTTGCGCGTGGCCGTGGACCTGTGGAGCCGTCGTGAACTGAGCGCTCAGGGACCCCTGGCCTGGTTCCACGCGCAGAGGCGCCAGACCCTTCAGGAGGGCGGCGTGGTGGTGCTGCTCTTCTCACCTGGGGCCGTGGTGCTGTGCCGGGAGTGGCTGCAGGACGGGGCTTCAACTCCCGCCCCGCAGGGCCCGCACGACGCCTTTGCTGCCTCGCTCAGCTGCGTGCTGCCTGACTTCCTGCAGGGCCGGGCGCCTGGCCGCTACGTCGGGGCCTACTTCGACGGACTGCTCCACTCAGATGCCGTGCCTGCCCTTTTCCGCAGCGTGCCggtcttctccctgccctcccagctgCCCGGCTTCCTGGGGACCCTGCAGGAACCCGGCGACCCCCGCCCGGGGCTGCTGAGGGAGAGGGCGAGGCTAGTGTCTCAGGCCCTGCAGCCTGCCCTGGACCAGCTGCTTAAGGCTCCCGGGGATCCCGGGGACCCTGAGGACGGGACGAGAGATGGCACGTGA
- the IL17RC gene encoding interleukin-17 receptor C isoform X1 — translation MPVPWFLLSLALGRSPMVLPLERLVGPQDTARCSPGLSCHLWDGDVLCLPGSIVSAPGPVLVPTRLQTELVLRCYQETDCDLCVRVAIHLAVHGHWEEPKGEEKFGGAADPELEESRNAFLQAQVVLSFQAYPTARCVLLEVQVPAALVQPGQSVGSVVFDCFEAALGAEVRIWSYTQPRYQKELNLTQHLPDCKGLEVRDSIQSCWALPWLNVSADGDDVHLVLDVSEDQRFGLSLYWNQVQGPTKPWWHRNLTGPQTITLNHTDLFPCLCIQFLFQVWPLEPDSVRTSICPFREDPRAHRNLWRAARLQLLPPRGWRLDAPCSLPAEATLCWQAPGGGPCQSLVPPLPPANVTVNKALELPLLNVHPNLCVQQVSSWEKLQLQECLWVDSLGPLKDDMLLVETRDPHNNRSLCALEPSGCTPLLSRASTRAARLGEQLLQDLQSGQCLQLWDDDLRALWACPMDKYVHQRWALVWLACLLFVAVLFLLFLFRKDQVKGWLRLLKEDIRAGRKSATRGRAALLLYSAEDSGFERLVSALASALCQLPLRVAVDLWSRRELSAQGPLAWFHAQRRQTLQEGGVVVLLFSPGAVVLCREWLQDGASTPAPQGPHDAFAASLSCVLPDFLQGRAPGRYVGAYFDGLLHSDAVPALFRSVPVFSLPSQLPGFLGTLQEPGDPRPGLLRERARLVSQALQPALDQLLKAPGDPGDPEDGTRDGT, via the exons ATGCCTGTGCCCTGGTTCCTGCTGTCTTTGGCACTGGGCCGAAGCCCCATGGTCCTCCCTTTGGAGAGGCTTGTGGGGCCTCAGGATACTGCTCGCTGCTCTCCG GGCCTTTCCTGCCACCTCTGGG ATGGTGACGTGCTCTGCCTACCTGGGAGCATCGTgtctgccccaggccctgtgctggtgCCCACACGCCTGCAGACAGAGTTGGTGCTGAGGTGCTACCAGGAGACTGACTGTGACCTCTGTGTGCGTGTGGCCATCCACTTGGCTGTGCATG GGCACTGGGAAGAGCCTAAAGGTGAGGAAAAGTTTGGAGGAGCAGCTGATCCAGAGCTTGAGGAGTCTAGAAACG CCTTTCTCCAGGCCCAAGTCGTGCTCTCCTTCCAGGCCTACCCCACCGCCCGCTGCGTCCTACTGGAGGTGCAAGTGCCTGCTGCCCTTGTGCAGCCTGGTCAGTCTGTG GGTTCTGTAGTATTTGACTGCTTCGAGGCTGCGCTGGGGGCTGAGGTGCGAATCTGGTCCTACACTCAGCCCAGGTACCAGAAGGAACTCAACCTCACCCAGCATTTGCCTG ACTGCAAGGGGCTGGAAGTCCGGGACAGCATCCAGAGCTGCTGGG ccctgccctggctcAATGTGTCTGCCGATGGTGATGATGTGCACCTGGTGCTGGACGTCTCTGAGGATCAGCGCTTTGGCCTCTCGCTGTACTGGAACCAGGTCCAGGGTCCTACAAAACCCTGGTGGCACAGAAACCTG ACTGGGCCACAAACCATTACCTTGAACCATACAGATCTATTTCCCTGCCTTTGTATTCAG TTTCTTTTCCAGGTGTGGCCGCTAGAGCCCGACTCTGTCAGGACAAGCATTTGCCCCTTTAGAGAAG ACCCCCGGGCACATCGGAACCTCTGGCGTGCAGCCCGGCTGCAGCTGCTGCCCCCGAGGGGCTGGCGGCTAGATGCACCCTGCTCGCTGCCTGCTGAGGCCACTCTGTGTTGGCAGGCACCAGGTGGGGGCCCCTGCCAGTCGCTGGTCCCGCCGCTGCCACCAGCAAATGTCACTGTAAAC AAGGCACTTGAACTGCCGTTGCTGAATGTCCACCCCAACCTGTGTGTCCAG CAGGTGAGCAGCTGGGAGAAGCTGCAGCTGCAAGAGTGCTTGTGGGTTG ACTCCCTTGGGCCCCTCAAGGATGATATGCTCTTGGTGGAGACACGAGACCCCCACAACAACAGATCACTCTGTGCCTTGGAACCCAGTGGCTGCACCCCACTACTTAGCAGGGCCTCCACG AGGGCAGCTCGCCTTGGAGAGCAATTACTACAAGATCTGCAGTCAGGCCAGTGTCTGCAG CtgtgggatgatgacctgagggCACTGTGGGCCTGCCCCATGGACAAGT ACGTTCACCAGCGCTGGGCTCTGGTGTGGCTGGCCTGCCTACTCTTTGTCGCtgtgcttttccttctcttccttttcagaaAGGACCAAGTGAAAG GGTGGCTGAGGCTCTTGAAGGAGGACATCCGCGCGGGGCGTAAGT CTGCCACCAGGGGCCGCGCGGCTCTGCTCCTCTACTCGGCGGAGGACTCTGGCTTCGAACGCTTAGTGAGCGCCCTGGCGTCGGCGCTGTGCCAGCTGCCGTTGCGCGTGGCCGTGGACCTGTGGAGCCGTCGTGAACTGAGCGCTCAGGGACCCCTGGCCTGGTTCCACGCGCAGAGGCGCCAGACCCTTCAGGAGGGCGGCGTGGTGGTGCTGCTCTTCTCACCTGGGGCCGTGGTGCTGTGCCGGGAGTGGCTGCAGGACGGGGCTTCAACTCCCGCCCCGCAGGGCCCGCACGACGCCTTTGCTGCCTCGCTCAGCTGCGTGCTGCCTGACTTCCTGCAGGGCCGGGCGCCTGGCCGCTACGTCGGGGCCTACTTCGACGGACTGCTCCACTCAGATGCCGTGCCTGCCCTTTTCCGCAGCGTGCCggtcttctccctgccctcccagctgCCCGGCTTCCTGGGGACCCTGCAGGAACCCGGCGACCCCCGCCCGGGGCTGCTGAGGGAGAGGGCGAGGCTAGTGTCTCAGGCCCTGCAGCCTGCCCTGGACCAGCTGCTTAAGGCTCCCGGGGATCCCGGGGACCCTGAGGACGGGACGAGAGATGGCACGTGA
- the IL17RC gene encoding interleukin-17 receptor C isoform X6, giving the protein MPVPWFLLSLALGRSPMVLPLERLVGPQDTARCSPGLSCHLWDGDVLCLPGSIVSAPGPVLVPTRLQTELVLRCYQETDCDLCVRVAIHLAVHGHWEEPKGEEKFGGAADPELEESRNAFLQAQVVLSFQAYPTARCVLLEVQVPAALVQPGQSVGSVVFDCFEAALGAEVRIWSYTQPRYQKELNLTQHLPDCKGLEVRDSIQSCWALPWLNVSADGDDVHLVLDVSEDQRFGLSLYWNQVQGPTKPWWHRNLTGPQTITLNHTDLFPCLCIQFLFQVWPLEPDSVRTSICPFREDPRAHRNLWRAARLQLLPPRGWRLDAPCSLPAEATLCWQAPGGGPCQSLVPPLPPANVTVNKALELPLLNVHPNLCVQQVSSWEKLQLQECLWVDSLGPLKDDMLLVETRDPHNNRSLCALEPSGCTPLLSRASTRAARLGEQLLQDLQSGQCLQLWDDDLRALWACPMDKYVHQRWALVWLACLLFVAVLFLLFLFRKDQVKAATRGRAALLLYSAEDSGFERLVSALASALCQLPLRVAVDLWSRRELSAQGPLAWFHAQRRQTLQEGGVVVLLFSPGAVVLCREWLQDGASTPAPQGPHDAFAASLSCVLPDFLQGRAPGRYVGAYFDGLLHSDAVPALFRSVPVFSLPSQLPGFLGTLQEPGDPRPGLLRERARLVSQALQPALDQLLKAPGDPGDPEDGTRDGT; this is encoded by the exons ATGCCTGTGCCCTGGTTCCTGCTGTCTTTGGCACTGGGCCGAAGCCCCATGGTCCTCCCTTTGGAGAGGCTTGTGGGGCCTCAGGATACTGCTCGCTGCTCTCCG GGCCTTTCCTGCCACCTCTGGG ATGGTGACGTGCTCTGCCTACCTGGGAGCATCGTgtctgccccaggccctgtgctggtgCCCACACGCCTGCAGACAGAGTTGGTGCTGAGGTGCTACCAGGAGACTGACTGTGACCTCTGTGTGCGTGTGGCCATCCACTTGGCTGTGCATG GGCACTGGGAAGAGCCTAAAGGTGAGGAAAAGTTTGGAGGAGCAGCTGATCCAGAGCTTGAGGAGTCTAGAAACG CCTTTCTCCAGGCCCAAGTCGTGCTCTCCTTCCAGGCCTACCCCACCGCCCGCTGCGTCCTACTGGAGGTGCAAGTGCCTGCTGCCCTTGTGCAGCCTGGTCAGTCTGTG GGTTCTGTAGTATTTGACTGCTTCGAGGCTGCGCTGGGGGCTGAGGTGCGAATCTGGTCCTACACTCAGCCCAGGTACCAGAAGGAACTCAACCTCACCCAGCATTTGCCTG ACTGCAAGGGGCTGGAAGTCCGGGACAGCATCCAGAGCTGCTGGG ccctgccctggctcAATGTGTCTGCCGATGGTGATGATGTGCACCTGGTGCTGGACGTCTCTGAGGATCAGCGCTTTGGCCTCTCGCTGTACTGGAACCAGGTCCAGGGTCCTACAAAACCCTGGTGGCACAGAAACCTG ACTGGGCCACAAACCATTACCTTGAACCATACAGATCTATTTCCCTGCCTTTGTATTCAG TTTCTTTTCCAGGTGTGGCCGCTAGAGCCCGACTCTGTCAGGACAAGCATTTGCCCCTTTAGAGAAG ACCCCCGGGCACATCGGAACCTCTGGCGTGCAGCCCGGCTGCAGCTGCTGCCCCCGAGGGGCTGGCGGCTAGATGCACCCTGCTCGCTGCCTGCTGAGGCCACTCTGTGTTGGCAGGCACCAGGTGGGGGCCCCTGCCAGTCGCTGGTCCCGCCGCTGCCACCAGCAAATGTCACTGTAAAC AAGGCACTTGAACTGCCGTTGCTGAATGTCCACCCCAACCTGTGTGTCCAG CAGGTGAGCAGCTGGGAGAAGCTGCAGCTGCAAGAGTGCTTGTGGGTTG ACTCCCTTGGGCCCCTCAAGGATGATATGCTCTTGGTGGAGACACGAGACCCCCACAACAACAGATCACTCTGTGCCTTGGAACCCAGTGGCTGCACCCCACTACTTAGCAGGGCCTCCACG AGGGCAGCTCGCCTTGGAGAGCAATTACTACAAGATCTGCAGTCAGGCCAGTGTCTGCAG CtgtgggatgatgacctgagggCACTGTGGGCCTGCCCCATGGACAAGT ACGTTCACCAGCGCTGGGCTCTGGTGTGGCTGGCCTGCCTACTCTTTGTCGCtgtgcttttccttctcttccttttcagaaAGGACCAAGTGAAAG CTGCCACCAGGGGCCGCGCGGCTCTGCTCCTCTACTCGGCGGAGGACTCTGGCTTCGAACGCTTAGTGAGCGCCCTGGCGTCGGCGCTGTGCCAGCTGCCGTTGCGCGTGGCCGTGGACCTGTGGAGCCGTCGTGAACTGAGCGCTCAGGGACCCCTGGCCTGGTTCCACGCGCAGAGGCGCCAGACCCTTCAGGAGGGCGGCGTGGTGGTGCTGCTCTTCTCACCTGGGGCCGTGGTGCTGTGCCGGGAGTGGCTGCAGGACGGGGCTTCAACTCCCGCCCCGCAGGGCCCGCACGACGCCTTTGCTGCCTCGCTCAGCTGCGTGCTGCCTGACTTCCTGCAGGGCCGGGCGCCTGGCCGCTACGTCGGGGCCTACTTCGACGGACTGCTCCACTCAGATGCCGTGCCTGCCCTTTTCCGCAGCGTGCCggtcttctccctgccctcccagctgCCCGGCTTCCTGGGGACCCTGCAGGAACCCGGCGACCCCCGCCCGGGGCTGCTGAGGGAGAGGGCGAGGCTAGTGTCTCAGGCCCTGCAGCCTGCCCTGGACCAGCTGCTTAAGGCTCCCGGGGATCCCGGGGACCCTGAGGACGGGACGAGAGATGGCACGTGA
- the IL17RC gene encoding interleukin-17 receptor C isoform X2: MPVPWFLLSLALGRSPMVLPLERLVGPQDTARCSPGLSCHLWDGDVLCLPGSIVSAPGPVLVPTRLQTELVLRCYQETDCDLCVRVAIHLAVHGHWEEPKGEEKFGGAADPELEESRNAFLQAQVVLSFQAYPTARCVLLEVQVPAALVQPGQSVGSVVFDCFEAALGAEVRIWSYTQPRYQKELNLTQHLPDCKGLEVRDSIQSCWALPWLNVSADGDDVHLVLDVSEDQRFGLSLYWNQVQGPTKPWWHRNLTGPQTITLNHTDLFPCLCIQFLFQVWPLEPDSVRTSICPFREDPRAHRNLWRAARLQLLPPRGWRLDAPCSLPAEATLCWQAPGGGPCQSLVPPLPPANVTVNKALELPLLNVHPNLCVQVSSWEKLQLQECLWVDSLGPLKDDMLLVETRDPHNNRSLCALEPSGCTPLLSRASTRAARLGEQLLQDLQSGQCLQLWDDDLRALWACPMDKYVHQRWALVWLACLLFVAVLFLLFLFRKDQVKGWLRLLKEDIRAGRKSATRGRAALLLYSAEDSGFERLVSALASALCQLPLRVAVDLWSRRELSAQGPLAWFHAQRRQTLQEGGVVVLLFSPGAVVLCREWLQDGASTPAPQGPHDAFAASLSCVLPDFLQGRAPGRYVGAYFDGLLHSDAVPALFRSVPVFSLPSQLPGFLGTLQEPGDPRPGLLRERARLVSQALQPALDQLLKAPGDPGDPEDGTRDGT; this comes from the exons ATGCCTGTGCCCTGGTTCCTGCTGTCTTTGGCACTGGGCCGAAGCCCCATGGTCCTCCCTTTGGAGAGGCTTGTGGGGCCTCAGGATACTGCTCGCTGCTCTCCG GGCCTTTCCTGCCACCTCTGGG ATGGTGACGTGCTCTGCCTACCTGGGAGCATCGTgtctgccccaggccctgtgctggtgCCCACACGCCTGCAGACAGAGTTGGTGCTGAGGTGCTACCAGGAGACTGACTGTGACCTCTGTGTGCGTGTGGCCATCCACTTGGCTGTGCATG GGCACTGGGAAGAGCCTAAAGGTGAGGAAAAGTTTGGAGGAGCAGCTGATCCAGAGCTTGAGGAGTCTAGAAACG CCTTTCTCCAGGCCCAAGTCGTGCTCTCCTTCCAGGCCTACCCCACCGCCCGCTGCGTCCTACTGGAGGTGCAAGTGCCTGCTGCCCTTGTGCAGCCTGGTCAGTCTGTG GGTTCTGTAGTATTTGACTGCTTCGAGGCTGCGCTGGGGGCTGAGGTGCGAATCTGGTCCTACACTCAGCCCAGGTACCAGAAGGAACTCAACCTCACCCAGCATTTGCCTG ACTGCAAGGGGCTGGAAGTCCGGGACAGCATCCAGAGCTGCTGGG ccctgccctggctcAATGTGTCTGCCGATGGTGATGATGTGCACCTGGTGCTGGACGTCTCTGAGGATCAGCGCTTTGGCCTCTCGCTGTACTGGAACCAGGTCCAGGGTCCTACAAAACCCTGGTGGCACAGAAACCTG ACTGGGCCACAAACCATTACCTTGAACCATACAGATCTATTTCCCTGCCTTTGTATTCAG TTTCTTTTCCAGGTGTGGCCGCTAGAGCCCGACTCTGTCAGGACAAGCATTTGCCCCTTTAGAGAAG ACCCCCGGGCACATCGGAACCTCTGGCGTGCAGCCCGGCTGCAGCTGCTGCCCCCGAGGGGCTGGCGGCTAGATGCACCCTGCTCGCTGCCTGCTGAGGCCACTCTGTGTTGGCAGGCACCAGGTGGGGGCCCCTGCCAGTCGCTGGTCCCGCCGCTGCCACCAGCAAATGTCACTGTAAAC AAGGCACTTGAACTGCCGTTGCTGAATGTCCACCCCAACCTGTGTGTCCAG GTGAGCAGCTGGGAGAAGCTGCAGCTGCAAGAGTGCTTGTGGGTTG ACTCCCTTGGGCCCCTCAAGGATGATATGCTCTTGGTGGAGACACGAGACCCCCACAACAACAGATCACTCTGTGCCTTGGAACCCAGTGGCTGCACCCCACTACTTAGCAGGGCCTCCACG AGGGCAGCTCGCCTTGGAGAGCAATTACTACAAGATCTGCAGTCAGGCCAGTGTCTGCAG CtgtgggatgatgacctgagggCACTGTGGGCCTGCCCCATGGACAAGT ACGTTCACCAGCGCTGGGCTCTGGTGTGGCTGGCCTGCCTACTCTTTGTCGCtgtgcttttccttctcttccttttcagaaAGGACCAAGTGAAAG GGTGGCTGAGGCTCTTGAAGGAGGACATCCGCGCGGGGCGTAAGT CTGCCACCAGGGGCCGCGCGGCTCTGCTCCTCTACTCGGCGGAGGACTCTGGCTTCGAACGCTTAGTGAGCGCCCTGGCGTCGGCGCTGTGCCAGCTGCCGTTGCGCGTGGCCGTGGACCTGTGGAGCCGTCGTGAACTGAGCGCTCAGGGACCCCTGGCCTGGTTCCACGCGCAGAGGCGCCAGACCCTTCAGGAGGGCGGCGTGGTGGTGCTGCTCTTCTCACCTGGGGCCGTGGTGCTGTGCCGGGAGTGGCTGCAGGACGGGGCTTCAACTCCCGCCCCGCAGGGCCCGCACGACGCCTTTGCTGCCTCGCTCAGCTGCGTGCTGCCTGACTTCCTGCAGGGCCGGGCGCCTGGCCGCTACGTCGGGGCCTACTTCGACGGACTGCTCCACTCAGATGCCGTGCCTGCCCTTTTCCGCAGCGTGCCggtcttctccctgccctcccagctgCCCGGCTTCCTGGGGACCCTGCAGGAACCCGGCGACCCCCGCCCGGGGCTGCTGAGGGAGAGGGCGAGGCTAGTGTCTCAGGCCCTGCAGCCTGCCCTGGACCAGCTGCTTAAGGCTCCCGGGGATCCCGGGGACCCTGAGGACGGGACGAGAGATGGCACGTGA